Proteins encoded in a region of the Zunongwangia endophytica genome:
- a CDS encoding phosphoribosyltransferase family protein, which translates to MKERVQILNNIEIAQKIKRIAFQIYESNIDEEEIVLAGIARKGFKFAKRIQEELEKISPFKIVLCEVHVNKKSPRNKVTTSILSEDYSHKSIILIDDVLNSGTTLIYGVRHFLDVPLKQFKTAVLVDRNHKKYPVKADFKGISLSTSLNEMVRVTFEKGDDRAELI; encoded by the coding sequence ATGAAAGAAAGAGTTCAGATTTTAAACAATATTGAAATTGCCCAGAAAATCAAAAGAATAGCATTTCAGATTTACGAAAGTAATATCGACGAAGAAGAAATTGTACTAGCCGGTATCGCCCGAAAAGGATTTAAATTCGCTAAAAGAATTCAAGAAGAACTTGAAAAAATATCTCCTTTCAAAATTGTTCTGTGCGAAGTTCATGTCAACAAAAAAAGTCCTAGAAATAAAGTAACCACTTCTATTCTTTCTGAAGACTACAGCCATAAGTCCATAATCTTGATTGACGATGTATTAAACTCGGGCACCACTTTAATTTACGGTGTAAGGCATTTCTTAGACGTTCCACTGAAGCAATTTAAAACGGCAGTACTTGTAGACCGTAATCACAAAAAATACCCTGTAAAAGCCGATTTTAAAGGAATCTCACTTTCCACCTCCTTAAACGAAATGGTAAGAGTAACCTTCGAGAAAGGAGATGATAGAGCAGAGCTAATTTAG
- a CDS encoding RNA-binding S4 domain-containing protein → MRVDKFLWSVRYFKTRSIATNACKQGKVKMNTSNVKPSKDIFPGDRLVVRKNQINYEIEVLDLPKSRVGAKLVNIYVQDHTPKEAFEKQDLLKYSKDYYRKKGTGRPTKKDRRDIDDWFENADDKENKDQTT, encoded by the coding sequence ATGAGAGTTGATAAATTTTTATGGAGCGTGCGGTACTTTAAAACCCGAAGCATAGCAACAAATGCCTGCAAGCAGGGTAAGGTAAAAATGAATACCAGCAATGTTAAACCCTCTAAGGATATTTTCCCTGGCGATAGACTGGTTGTTAGGAAGAATCAAATAAACTACGAAATTGAAGTTTTAGACCTTCCAAAGAGCCGAGTTGGAGCCAAACTCGTGAATATTTACGTACAGGATCACACCCCAAAAGAAGCTTTTGAAAAACAGGATCTTCTAAAATATTCTAAAGATTATTACAGAAAAAAAGGCACAGGACGACCAACCAAAAAAGACCGAAGAGATATAGACGATTGGTTTGAAAATGCCGATGATAAAGAAAACAAAGACCAAACTACCTAA
- a CDS encoding FKBP-type peptidyl-prolyl cis-trans isomerase, translating into MRLNKYFLAGITVASLSFTSCNDDDDNNRTIPQEELRDETDQALKEDDSIIEYLQTHFYNYEEFDSPSEDFDYQIDIDTIAGDNSDKEPIWGSDNLTTKVVKYQVNETELDYNLYILKVREGAGEQPHFSDSTFVRYKGELLSSDVFDSSINSPVWFDLVGFIYTDIGNNGQQVLRQSPGTVPAFREALTEFKSASNYTVNADNTINWSQDYGVGALFAPSGLGYFNSTTAGPSYSPLVFTFHLLNVNEADHDGDGVPSWMEDINGNRNLYDDDTDGDGLPNFSDSDDDGDGLLTRREIIINTDGTITLPDTNNNGTVNYLDPDYFQPVGEDED; encoded by the coding sequence ATGCGATTGAATAAATACTTTTTAGCCGGAATTACTGTGGCTAGCCTTTCTTTTACCAGCTGTAATGACGACGACGATAATAATAGAACTATTCCTCAAGAGGAACTTAGAGATGAGACAGATCAAGCTTTAAAAGAAGATGACAGTATTATCGAATATCTACAAACGCATTTTTATAATTACGAAGAATTTGATAGCCCAAGTGAAGATTTCGACTATCAGATAGATATTGATACAATAGCTGGTGATAATAGTGATAAAGAACCAATTTGGGGTTCAGATAATTTGACCACAAAGGTTGTAAAGTATCAGGTAAATGAAACTGAACTGGATTATAATCTTTACATTCTAAAAGTAAGAGAAGGAGCAGGAGAGCAACCTCATTTTTCAGATTCTACTTTTGTACGTTACAAAGGCGAACTTCTTTCTTCAGATGTATTTGATAGTAGTATCAACTCGCCGGTGTGGTTTGATTTGGTAGGCTTTATTTATACAGATATCGGAAACAACGGGCAACAGGTTTTAAGGCAAAGTCCAGGAACAGTACCTGCATTTCGAGAAGCTTTAACGGAATTTAAATCAGCGTCTAACTATACTGTGAATGCAGATAATACCATTAATTGGTCGCAGGATTACGGAGTAGGAGCTTTATTTGCTCCATCTGGTTTGGGATATTTTAATAGTACAACGGCTGGACCTTCTTATAGCCCGCTTGTTTTTACCTTTCATCTCCTGAACGTTAATGAAGCCGATCATGATGGTGATGGCGTACCTAGCTGGATGGAAGATATAAATGGTAATCGAAATTTATATGATGATGATACCGATGGTGATGGTTTGCCAAACTTCTCTGATAGTGATGATGACGGTGATGGTTTATTAACCAGGAGAGAAATTATTATTAATACTGACGGTACTATTACTTTACCAGACACCAATAATAACGGAACTGTGAATTACTTGGATCCAGATTATTTTCAACCTGTAGGTGAGGATGAAGACTAG